The window GcacccctcctgctctgggaGATCCTTGCAGACATGGAAGACCACAGGCACTTGGATGGCAAGGGGAACTTGAACACAGGCACAGCATGCAGCCATGGGGAGCAGCATGGGACATTCTGGAGCTGACACACACCAGCTCCCTGGAGCAAGATGTGCCACAAGATGAGCCCACAAGACTGGCACAGTGGACATGACAGATGGGCCTTGGGGACAGAGCAAGGCCATACACACCTGAAAGAGCAGGCGCTCTaaagcagagagctggggagggaaaTCCTGCAGAAAGGCAAGATGTGCCATTACAGCGGTTGTCTGGGTGGCCCCCATCCCCTCTCACCCCACTGGAGATGATGGCTGTGCTGCCATACCTGGCTTTATACACCACCTGGCCAAGGTCCCTGATCCCTGCCCTGCTTTGAGGCCAGAGCAGAGAGCccaggaagagagaagaggtaAACCATGGGGTGACTGAGGAACACTGGCCTCAGTGCACGCCTTTAGGAGGCTGCAGAGGCATAAGCCTACCAAGCTGACACCACAAGAAAGAATTCCCCTCTGAGCCTGGGAGCTGCTAGCCATGTGCCTGCCTGCATGCTCTCACCAGTGCCTGGGCACCAGGCAAGCAGGGGACAGGCatgcagagcaggcagagcaagGAGCAGATGCCAGTGTGCCAGTCTGGGCACACAGGACACTGCACATGCTTGATGGGACCCCCTCAGGCACAGGAGCCAGGTAACTGGGCACAGAGCAAGGTCCCTTCAGTCTGCTGGGAGAAACCAGATGGACAGTGCAGCACCAGGAGGCACGCTGTGGACTCAGAAGGCACTGCTCACCACGAGCAAGTGTTACACAGCCCATGTCCAGTCATGGACACACAATAGCACATTGGCAGGAGCACAAAACTTAGTATTTGCAAATACGAAGACCTGGAGAAGGGACAAACCTAATCCAAGCACCTGGGGAGGGCAGACCCATGCCAGGAAGCATGGAGTCTGCAGAGGGCTGAGGCAACACAGCACCAAGGGACAGAGGAAGGGCCTCCCCAAACCCCCAGGGGCTGAAGGCATCCATAGGATGTGTGCTGACTTTTTCTGCTGCCCCTTCATTTTTCTGGGCCACTGACACTCTGGGCCGTGAGAACAAGGTCAGAGGAGCAACACTGAGGAAGAAGCTGCCAGAGAGCAGGGAGCAACAACCCATCCAGCTTGTGGTCCTGCTGCCACCATATGGTGAAGGCAAACCATGACCTGCTACCACAAGCAGGAGCCTATGTATTGAAGTGCGCAGGTCAAGGAAGCTTAGAAGTCCCTTCCCCAACCCCATCCATCCTCAGCATCCATCCGTAACCACTTCCCATGCAGAAGCTcacctcctgcagcctctcGATTTGGGTCCGGCACAATTCCAGGTCGCTGTCTCCTGGAACCACGATGATTCCCAGCGGCACGGCTGCATGACAGGCACAGACACAACTCAGGGAGCAGCACCAACACCTCCCACAGCTTAGCTGAGGGCACTGCCAGACTCAGGGGCTGTGGATCCCACCCCCTGGTCACTCAGCTGGTCACTCACAGGCTTCCTTGAGCTTTTCCTTGTCGTAGTGCAGTGCCTCATAGTCACGCATGCTGATTCGGCTCACCCGGATCCGCAAGCGCTCAGGCACTGGCTGCTGGCTAAGTgcagggggggaaggaaaagggaagggatcAGGAAGTGGTAGCCCAGTTTCTCCTTATCCCACTCACCCCTCTGAAACAGGCAAGAACACAGTCTTGTGCACAGATTGGGGTATGGAGGTTGGCACCAGCAGCTTCTCccacacagaatcataaaagagagttggaaaggaccttaagatcatccagttccaatccccctgctatgggcagggacacctcacactaaaccacagcacccaaggctctgtccagcctggccttgaacactgccagggatggagcattcacaacctccctgggcaacccattccagtacctcagcaccctcacagtaaaagaatttcttccttagatccaatctaaacctctgctgtttaagcttgaacccgttaccccttgtcctatcactacagtccctaccACTACCtaacactaccagggatggggcattcacttctttgggcaacccatcccagtgcctcagcaccctcacagtaaagaatttcttccttttacctaacctgaacttcccctgtttaagttaaaacccatcaccccttgtcctgtcactacagtccctaatgaagataccctctccagcatccttgtaggccccagACAAAGGTTCTGGCCATATTTCTGTGAACTGATTCCTTCCCAGGCCCTTGAGAGAGGATCAAAATATCTCCAGGAGTGATGGATGAGTCCCAGATTCCCTTTCCCCATCCTGCCTCAGAGAGAAGGTGGCAGATTGATCTTGGAGCTTACTCATTGAGCAGAGGCATGGAGTTGCGCCTCTTGGTCTTCTGCACCATGTTGGCTTGGTTGCGCAGGGAGATGTGGATGCAGGAAGCCGCCAGCTTGCAGGGCTCCCCATCTACCTGCATGGGGATGGCCTTGGACGTGGTAAGAACCACCTGCCGGCACTGATACAGCCGCTCCCCATGGCCACCAACCTGCAAGGCAGCCTGTGAAAGGGTCCAGAGTGAGAGCAGGACATGGACTGAGGCATGGATGGGGGAGCACACACTGTCAGATGCTGCAAGTGAACCAAGGTCTAAGGGTCTCAGGCCTGATCTCAGTGGGAAGGGATCCATGGAGACCAGAGCATGACAGCACCTCACCTAAACCTCAGGGAGCACTGTCACACAGGCCAGCACAACTGCTCAGGAGAGTACCTGTGGGGTTGTTGGGCTGGCAGTTACCCAGTCAATGGGACCAGTTGCTCCCCTGGTTGCCAGCTACAACCAGCAACAGCATGAACTCACCAGGGATGTCATGGTGAAGCCAATAACTTCAATGCAGCCATCGTCATGGCGCTGTGGCTCGAAGTCGTGGTGCTCCCCAGGGTTGCCCCAGGGCATGGTGCCTGCACAGTACCTGTGAAGGGATGGTGAGGGATGCATGGATAGGCACCCGAAACCCAGGCAACAATGTGACATGGGAGTGAGGAGCCTGGCACATGAGGGCAGGTCCTGTGGCTGCTCACCTGGGGATGTTCAGGAAAACCAGGCACTGGGGCTTCAGTTCCTGGATCTTGGGGGTCAGGTCTGTCCCATCGCACTGGAGACAACACAGGGACATTCAGACTGCTGTAAAGGGGATGCTGGccttccccagcccctctgctccctACAGTGACTGTTCTCCAAGCCACGGGAAGCGGATGCTGGCAGAAATACATCCTCTCCCAACCCGAAGATACTCAGTGTGCCTCACACCTCCACAGCTCATCCTCCTCCCCGGCCCAGCGCACCCTGTGCACTTACAACCAGCTTGACGTGCTTTGCCAGATCCTTGGAGCTGCCAGTGAGGAAGTCAGAGAAGGCCGTCTGCAAGGCAAGGGACAGTGTCAGTGCCCACATGTTCCCTGAAATGCCACCGACCTTCAGACCTCAGCCAAAAACCACCTGATCTATTCCACTTGCTATTTTGCCTACCGAAAACTATGGGCACCTTCAGAAACATGCCCTACGATTCCTTtgccagctcagccctgccttTAGGGAAGAGCTGGCCAGGTGGGTCTCCTCCAGTGAGAGACCTGAGTCACAAGAGACAAACTCAGTCTCAAGCTGTAATGAAGTACCATAAAACAGAGCTGATGTGGCCCCATCTAGAGATACCAGGAGAGACAGTTACGTCCTTTGTTACACAGATCCCAGGGTCCCCTTTGGGTTTAACTGcacagagaggaggggagacACAAACAGGAGAGACATGAGATGGTACAGAGCAGCACTTGGCCTTTAGAACTGCTCAAATACCCATCATGCTGCCACCTGGGCAAGGAATTATATTGGGGATGGACAACAAAGACAACACTGAGGCAGAGCTCTACAGGTGAGATACAGGAGGGTGGCATAATTAGCCAGAGAGCTGTAACTGGCCCAAGGTATAAAATAAAAGACTAAAGTAGTGTGTGGACTCTATGGAAAGGCTTCCTGTTCCTGTGCAGGGGGGGCAGCCTGGCTCCCCACAGCTCCAGGGAGGTCCTGCCTGGGTGACCATCCGTGAGCTGGAGAACAAGAACAATAGTGGCAGGAGATCAAGACAGCAACTGTACCATAGGACAGAGAGCAAGCTGTACTGCCAGCAGTGCTCACAGCCAAcgaggagctgcagctctcaggcTCCAGCCTTTCTCCATCCTTGGGGGGCTCAGCTTGGGTGCACCTGAAGCCTTGTGTAACCCAGATGAGCAAGTTTAGGGTGCGGACAGgaggcagggctgtgcctgtgctCCAGCTGATGCTATGGCTGATGTGAAGGCATGCCCAGCTATCCTCCACACACTCACCCCAGCATAGAACATTTTATTCCGAAACCGGCTGTTGAACTTCTCTGGGTTGGCCTctagggaaaggagaaagaagcccAGGTCATTGGCCTGCACATGGAAATGTTCCACTTGCCAGCTCCCCCAGACACAGCTCTCCAGCCAGCCTCGGCCAGAAGGCAGCCCCCAGCTCTCCTCCCATGCAGGCACCCCTCGTCCCCCTCTGCAGCCTCCACTTGCTTCTCAGGTttgctcctcctccagccctgtcCCTGGGGCAATCCTCTGGGTCACTTTCCTAAGCGATGCTTTACAGACCCATCTCTGGAGCACTCCCCCCGCCACAGACCCTGCCCAAGCCCTGCCACCTCTCCGTACCTCGGGATTCATGGAATTCCAGCGTCACCCGTGCGTCAAAGCCAAGGCTGAAGTAGTTATTAAAGACATCCAAGGGGAGCTGAAATGGAAAGGAGGAATAAGGATCAGGCTGCCAGTGTGTGGCCATAGCAAAGACTAGGTCAGGCTACTGCAGAGCCATGTATGGTGCTCATGAGGCTGAGGGAGCCCATTTGCCTTCCCCCTAGGAAAATACAGAGGACATAAGCCTGAGATGACAGATTGGCCCCTGGCTCCTAGGGATAAGAAAACACATGCTGCAGTCACACATGTTTCTACTAAAGAAACCATCTCAGGGGGGACTGGGCTTACACCTGATGCAAGCTGTGGTTATAAAAGCTCTGGTGGACAGTCAGTGCTGATCTAGAGATCGGATGTGCCTCACCGTGAGTGATGTGGGTCAGAGCCATGAGCAGAGGAGTGGaactggagcagggagagggaaagacCAACCCAGTGCTGTAGTTGCAGGTGCTAAGGCTGCCTAAACCAGTGGGAGAAAGAGGAGTGCAGACCCCCGCACAAGGAACAAACATGGAGAGGAGATGTCCCACCTTGTCTGCAGCTGTCtcatccttctcctcagggtttGCATCGGGGTTCGGCTCCACATGGAGATTCCAACGATCGAGCTGCACAATGTTCCCTTCTTCCACGTGTGACAGGATCTTGGACAGAGGCTCATCCGTGTAACCCTGGTGAAAAACAGAACCTGGCAAGTCTCCTACCTGCCTCCTGCAGAGATGTCCCCAAAGACAGTGGGCTTTGGGGAGACATCCCAGAACAAAAGATGTGGAAAAGACTGACTCTACTTGAATGCACCACAAAGTGGGActataaatataaaacaataCATCTTCGTTCTAAAAGTCTCCCTAAGTTTAAAATAATCATTGCTTTTGTTAATGTCCTAATAGATTATAATCTAATGCAGAATAATTCAAATGTCACCAGTGACATTCAAATGGCACTTCTTTGTTGGTCTGTATTTAGGGCAAGTCAAAACACCCAGCCCATGCAAATTCCCACCCATGTGTCTGGAAGCAGAGATGGAAGCGCTCAGTCCcccacagcaacagcaggagcTTGTGCCCATCACTTACCCCACCCCAGTTCATTGTCCTGGCCAAGTCGTTCCCCGTTCCCAAAGGTAGGATGGCCACAGGAGGAGGTGGGTTGAGGCGTAACTGGTCCAGAATGGAGAGTATCCAGCCCACCTGCTCGGGCAGGAGCACAAAGAAACGGTTGGTTATTCCATGGACTGGCAGGCAAGTCCCACCTTGGAGCACCAGCAatggcagaggagcagagatggGGACCCCTTAGCCACCACTGAAGCTATTCAGTGTCTTTAATGCTCCAAAGAGATGCTGTGGGAGATACCAGTAACCTCAGTAAcctctgtgcagttctggtgtccccaacataagaaggacatggagctgctgaagcaagtccagaggaggccacaaggatgatcagggactgaagcacctcccatacaaagagaggctgagaaaactgggtctgttcagcctggagaagagaaggctgcgtggagacctcatagcagccttccagtatctgaagggggctacaaggatgctggtgagggactcttcaacagggactgtagtgacaggacaaggggtaacaggttcaaactaaACAAGGAAGATTTAAgctggatatgaggaaaaagTTCTATACTAtgagggaggtgaggcactggaacaggctgcccaaggaagctgtgaatgctccatccttggcagtgttcaaggccaggtcggacgGGACTTggaggaacctggtctagtggagggtgtccctgcccataacaggggggttggaactggatgatcttaaggtcctttccaacccaaaccattctgtgattctatgattcttaaaAGGGCTGTAAGTCCAGACATGCTACAGACTACCATTCCCTGGAGGCGTGCATGAGGGACCCACAGTATCCAGTGGCACCAGCTGTACCATGGACACTGGATTACAGTGAGGAGGGCCGCTGCTGGCACTGGAAAGGTACGGAGGGGCTGTGGGACTCACCGTGCCATCTCCCCCACATGCTAGGATCCGGAGGTTGTGGACCTTGCGGTACAGCTCCAGCCTGCAGGGAACAAGGAGGGTGAGGAGGGAAGAGGCACTGAAGGTGTCACAGGCAGCATTCATGCCATGTGTGTgtctccctccccaccaccacaGCAGTTCACAGACTACACCAGCCTCCATCAGGAAACACTGTCTGATCACAGGGTATCCTAGAGATGCTGCTCAAAGCACAAACTTGGTGGGGGTCTCTGCACAAGGGAGCTATGGAGCATCAGGTTTCTACCAAACATGGGAAGAGCTCTGGGGAGGAATctctggggcagggatgggggacaGAAGAGTGCTGCCCCATCAGTACTCACGCCTCCTTGGGTCCACCCTGGCTGAGGTCAAAAACTTGCCGTGGGTTGAGATACCACATGAAGGATTGAATGATCTTGGCTCCCTGTGGGGAAAGACTTCAGGTAACAGGGAGCTCCCAGTGGGTGGCAGAAGGGGACAGGCCAAGAACAATGCTGTTCTCAGGGGATTCAGGCAAAGCCTGGCCTAAGTGGGCACTGCCAGGCAGCAAACTGGCACTGTGGGGGTTGCCTTGcctcttctgcagctgagaCATCACCAAAGCTATGGCGAGACCTCAGCAGCCAAATGGCAATGCCCTCACACAGCTTCCTGCTCAGGGAGATGCAGGACATGGCCATACCTGATTGCCACCGCTCTTGGGGTTCACGAACACCAGCAGGGGCTTCATGAGAGGAGCTGGCATGGGCTTGATGACAAAGGGTTTCCACCTCCCTTCCTGCAAGAGACACTGCAGGTCCTTCAACAAACAGGGAAATACAGACTTCCACTTGAGCTGAGCCCTAACACTGCACAGATCAGCGAGTGGGAGGAGGACAACATCCCAGCCACACCATAAGCCTATAGCTAGGATCTGCCCTGCCAGCAGGcaccctccctcctccccaacCTCCTTAACTTCCGTGCAGACACAGTAAAGCCCCTTGTTTCCCAGTTCTGCTCCTCACAACCCTCCCCCTCTGTGCTTCCAAGACAAGGTCCCTTCATCTCTTACCTCAGCCCCTTTTTTGCTGGATTTCCTCTTGAATGAtgtcctcttcttcttcttacTTGACTTCAGTGGATTCtagagagaaatgaaacaaacccacaagtcctgtgaggagctgctgggcaaacagGAGCCGTGAAAGAACCACAGGAGCTGAGGTGCCTTACCTGGGGCCGTCGGACCCGCAGGATCCAGGTGGGAGGAACGACAACAGCAGCGTGAGCTCCCAGTGAGCAGGGCTCTTCGATGTGTTGTAGCATGAAGCAGGAGACTTtgctgtgatactggggaagaagacagaaaactcAGCTGCTCAGTTTGATGGTGACAGCCACCGtctcctcctcccagctcctccacaCCAGTGCAGGGAGCGCTGCAGGAAACCATGCAGGAATTTTGTAATGGGAAAGCAATGAAGAAGCTCCCAGCTGCCACAGTACAGCCTGTCCCAGTAAGAGCAGCTGTTAAGGGCAGGTTGCAGAGAAGCAGCCTGGGGAGGCCCAGCAGAAAGCAGACATCATGAGGTGCAGAACAGGCTGGTTCAGGCATTCAATGGGGGCTTTGCTCACCGCTTGCTTGCACCAGGAACAGCTGATGGCTACAATCTCTTTACTGTGGAAGGCAAACTTCTGCTGGAAACCCTGTGGAGAAAAGGATAAGAGGCTTCTAGAATTCTCTCCCAGCTTTCTGCCACCCAGCAGGACTTTCCCACCCCCAAGGGAGATGTTAACAAAGATGCATGCCTGCAGCTGGAGCCCTCTGTGTCCCTGTCAGGTAGCTCCAACCACCACTATGGCACCAGGGAGGCCAATGAGCTCTGCAGGGGTGTCCCTATTGCTCAGGGAAAGCAGGTAAGGAAGACAGTCCTCTCCAGGACTGGTTTGTCCCAGGGGAAGAACTTTATGTGGGAAGTACTTATGTAGTGCTTCAGTGTGCGAAACAGGGAACATGTTGgttttagaatcacagaatcatagaaagggttggaaaggaccttaagatcatccagttccaaccccctgccatgggcagggacacctcacactaaaccatggcacccaaggctgtccaacctggccttgaacaccaccagggatggagcatccacaacttccctgggcaacccattccagtgcctcaccacccttttGCTGCACGCTACTGATTGCCACTGGTGAGATGTCCCTGGTCCCCAGTCCTGTTCTTGTCCCTGGTTTGACCTTCGCTTTCCCTCCAGCtgagaaagaaacccaaagcaacAAGAAGGGACCCTCTCACCTTGCCACACTGCCGGCATTTCCCTTCCTGCCGCCTCCGGTGTACCCAGTGATGCCGGACAACAATGGGctaaaggggaaagaaaaagaggaaaaataacgGAATGAAAGGTCCAACGCATGAGGGTATGTGGGAACAGGCAGGAGGCACAGAACCAGGCCAACCAGGACCTCTGCTCTTGCAGCAAGCCCACTGCCTACAGACAACAGCACCAGCCCTCTGGGAGAAGAATGAGGGACCAAGAGGCCAAATGAAGGTGCTCAAAGAAGGAATTAAAGCCAGAAAAagcaggagggggaggaaaTTGAAGACTGGGAATCCCACAGAACAAACCCAGTGGAGTGTGGGCACACTGGAAAGGAGGGCAGGTGTAGGCAGCATCCAAGGCATATCTCACCTCCCGTACATTCCGGGATCCTGACTCCCTGAAGGAAGGTTTGCAGCGGAAATTTATCTGTAGATTGAATGCACATGAGAGGAATCAGTAAAACCATCAGAGCCAAAGGAAACCTACTGGAGTTTACTTTACTAGAGCAGGCCCAGAGCCTCTGGAGATACTTGGTACTTGCTGTGAAATCCTTCACATCTCTCTGTTACTGAGCAAAACAGGGCTTGAGGCCCCAGATCATGCCACTAGATGCTGCTTTTGATACTGTATTTCACTACCCAAGACGAAAGGCTGCCCAAGGAAAGGCTGTTACAGCTTTGTAAGCCAGAGGGCTTAACAGGTTTACTCACTTTCTCCAGCTGCTCAATGCAGGGTGTATGCACTACAATCTTGCAGGCTGCACACTTACGCCTGGAGAGAGGTTTttgctggagaaggagaaaagaggaggaaaaacatGCATGAGAATAGCAGTGTTTAGAGGCCAGCAAGCTCAGCCTCCCATCACACCTCCCTTGTATATCTCAGGATGCAGAACAAGTCCTGCAGTAGACACAAACTAGACTTCTTGCAAAATAAAGGCATCTAAACATATGCACAGAGCAGATGCTctcagctctggggcagagcagggaggtgGTCTCCTGCTGTCCTGTTCTGCAGTCCTTGGCTTCTTCTGACACTGCCAGAGAGCACCATGGAAGCTGGTCTGGGAGGCACCTGCAGGGCTCCCATGGTAAGGCACAGGATGGCATCAGGGCTCTGTATCCCAGTACCACAAGCAGGACTGAGCCTGCAAACGGGGAGGGAGGACTGCAACAACCCCATAAGAtcagtgctgcctgcagggtCAGGAGGCAGCAGGCCTGGGGCTCCAGGGGTCAGTCTTCTCCTCTATTGAAAGGTTTTGGATTCAGATTGTCCCTTTAAGGGTGTGGGATCCCAACAGCCTCTCCATGGAATATTATCCTAGCACCTCTGGGTGAGttgcagccctgtgctgggtTCTCATTGCAAACTGAGCATCAGCACTGGCAGAAATAGAGGTCAAAGCCCTCCAGCACACCAGGGTAGGAGGGACACACTCCTCACCTTGGAGCCCCCCACATGTCCCCCAGCTCAGGCCTTCATGGCCTccctgccaggcagcagcacaaccCACATCTGGGGTCCTTGCCAGGGAGGTGTGTGACCACTCACCAGCAGCTTTGCCATACAGTTCTGCTCCCCAACATAGCAGAAATCCCCAGAGACAttggtctcaaaccagatgtGCTCCCCATAGACCGCGGTCTCCTGAAAGGCACAAGACAACATGTTTATTTGAGAGCACCCCCAGGTGCACATCCAAGCCCCTAAAATGCTTCGTGTGAGGGACAAGACACTGCTGGGGGGTGGGAGGCTGGAGATTGCTATAGACAGGAGACAAGATGTACAGAACAATCAGAGCAAACATCTGAGTGGAGGAAGCCTCATGAAACTGCTGCCATTGCCCACTTGTTGGAAGTGAGGATGCAAGAAAACCAGCTCCAAAACCCACAGTGTCCTGCACAGGGGAGCTGCTTCCATCACCCCCCGAGAGGAGGCACTGGGGCAAATGCCATGCAGGGGACTCTCCCAAAACAGCTTCTGATCTATGACCTGAGAGTGTAGCTTAAAGTCTGCTGGGCTTTGAAAATGAAGGGGCAGGGGCTTGCTCCTGTTGCTTGGCCCCAACCACCATAAGACCTTGGCTGCCAGGAGCAGAAGAGCTCTCAGTGGAGTAGTTTTGCCACCCTCCCAGGAACTACATGTGCCtgcacagcctctctgcagcactgcagggtgCCGCCAGCAGCACAGATGCTGGCACAAGCTGGTGGCAATGGCAGAGGCCATAAATGTGTCAAAGCCAAAGTCACCTGGGAACCCTCATCCTGGGAAGAGCCTGCTGGTTCTTGGCTGGGAGCATATTCCATGCTATGCCCAGCAAAACACACTGCAACTTACGCTCCAGTCCACAGTGCTGCGTATCTGCCTCTCCGAGTCGCTCCTCAGGGCTAGCGCAGGGTTGGGCTGGGCTACCATGTGCTGGAGGCTGGACTTGGCAATAGCTTTCCTGGAAGACACAGGAGGGCTGGCTATTAGATCCGGGGAGGAGAAACATGTGCAAAGCACAACCTGCTTCTGGGATGGAGCAGAAAAGCATCCTCAGGACCAAGTGGCTGTAAATGGAGTGAACTTCCAGCACTGTTGGCTGAGGAGTACCCGCTCCTGTGGGATGAAGAGGTGCTGTCCGTGCTGCTGATGGCTCAGCACCTTGCACCCAGCAAGAGGCACAGCCTAGGCCAGCTCAAAGCCTTCAGGGATCACAGGTCCATTGCAAAACAGCCTGGGACACTCCACCAAGCTGTGGTGATGGGGACAACCTTCAACCCTGGAAGGCTCCCCACAGCGTTCCCATTCCAATGCATTCCAGAGCCTGTGGCATTTTCCAGGACAAGCACACCCAGATGGAT of the Melopsittacus undulatus isolate bMelUnd1 chromosome 4, bMelUnd1.mat.Z, whole genome shotgun sequence genome contains:
- the DGKZ gene encoding LOW QUALITY PROTEIN: diacylglycerol kinase zeta (The sequence of the model RefSeq protein was modified relative to this genomic sequence to represent the inferred CDS: deleted 2 bases in 1 codon), which encodes MIFHQATPSLPANSYQVCLSCFCFPLLAFLLLPYFGFLLLDSQELSFSLLQVRWSWCLARAVPMGKPGGPAPGVMLGLMGCRGSPDPTAGDAEGPTHVPHSCLLSPSISPPAVSHRSLFNSQSLCQQPSAGAMETFFRRHFGRKGQRRASAVAVPTGKARRRSQAGLPSSSLVQRRRGSGAPLPALSCLGQPRSPRRRRSSTTPPCLSPRFAVHTKHGGCVRAIDAHLMGPSILLASLIPTAEEGMPCAETSHSLEDDAERCRQERCAEERWLAMLPRLRPLQAGLLSRGPRCLRRVSSHRLPTELSHGRAAHGLPGRYRRLSQRRRSSDAARPGLLAQRCMGADGAGCSSECLGMEPPCRAALDSCSPRLLKAIAKSSLQHMVAQPNPALALRSDSERQIRSTVDWSETAVYGEHIWFETNVSGDFCYVGEQNCMAKLLQKPLSRRKCAACKIVVHTPCIEQLEKINFRCKPSFRESGSRNVREPIVVRHHWVHRRRQEGKCRQCGKGFQQKFAFHSKEIVAISCSWCKQAYHSKVSCFMLQHIEEPCSLGAHAAVVVPPTWILRVRRPQNPLKSSKKKKRTSFKRKSSKKGAEEGRWKPFVIKPMPAPLMKPLLVFVNPKSGGNQGAKIIQSFMWYLNPRQVFDLSQGGPKEALELYRKVHNLRILACGGDGTVGWILSILDQLRLNPPPPVAILPLGTGNDLARTMNWGGGYTDEPLSKILSHVEEGNIVQLDRWNLHVEPNPDANPEEKDETAADKLPLDVFNNYFSLGFDARVTLEFHESREANPEKFNSRFRNKMFYAGTAFSDFLTGSSKDLAKHVKLVCDGTDLTPKIQELKPQCLVFLNIPRYCAGTMPWGNPGEHHDFEPQRHDDGCIEVIGFTMTSLAALQVGGHGERLYQCRQVVLTTSKAIPMQVDGEPCKLAASCIHISLRNQANMVQKTKRRNSMPLLNDQQPVPERLRIRVSRISMRDYEALHYDKEKLKEASVPLGIIVVPGDSDLELCRTQIERLQEEGDGAKPKTLSSQKLSPKWCFLDSTTADRFYRIDRAQEHLNYVTEISQDELYVLDPELVITQTVGTSPAMPDLVDLSAAPTEDHFAFPPSSSSPPSSPAPSAEAECCLPHTDDLIEAAKSGNFSKFQELHRAGRDLMVRDSSGQTVLHHAVKSGSKDIVKYIIENAPSEILDATEEENGETCLHQAAALRQRTICHYIVEAGASLMKTDLQGDTPKHRAEKANDPDLAAYLENRQHYQNLQREDQETAV